CTGGAGATGCGGAGTTTGCAATGACCCCGGAGGAATACGAGGACATATACCAGTTCTCCCTTTGTATAAGTTGTGGAGTTTGCTATGCAGCCTGTCCAGTGTCAGCAAGTGACCCCTCGTATCTAGGCCCTCAGGCACTGGCGTATGCATGGAGATATGTTAGGGACGTTAGGGATGAAGGTTATGAAGAAAGGCTAAAGATAATTGATACAGAGGAAGGATGCCATCGTTGCCACTTCGCAGCCACGTGTAGTGCTGTATGCCCTAAAGTAGTTGACCCTGCTATGGCTATACAGAAACTACGGAGCGCACTGTTTAAGAAGAAGCTTGGTGCGTGGAAGAAGAAAACGAGTAAGAAAGTCGGTCCATACCATTATGAGGGCCCTAGTAAGGCTAAGAAAGTGCCTCAGTTAACGGAGGCGTTGCTACCTAATGTTGACTTAGAAGCTAAGATGAAGGAGCCTGTTAATATAGACATAGAACTCAGGTAATTCTCTTTTTAATTCATACTAAACATTATTTTTTCCTATAACTTCTCTAATTTTTAGTGTGGGAAACTTGGAAGGCTTTATAATTCTAATAGGAACAGCTGGATCTGGTAAAACACATCTTGCCGACTCATTTGGTAGATGGTTAGAAAATATGGGTTACAGCATAGCAAGAGTAAACCTTGATCCTGCAGTAGACTGGCTCCCTTATTCTCCCGACATAGATGTCAGAGATTATGTATCAGCGCAGAATATTATGTCAGAGATGAAGCTTGGACCTAACGGTGCATTACTCGCCAGTATCGACATGCTTGTCGGGCATATTAACGACTTGAAGAGAGATCTATCACAGTATAGGGTTGACTATTATATAGTGGATACTCCAGGTCAGATGGAGTTGTTCGCGTACCGTACCTCTGGGCCGGTAGTCTTAGAAAGTCTACTCGGTAGTAGTGAAGCAGCGACGATATTCCTGTTAGACCCCATTTTCGTGGAGAAACCCTCAAGCCTTGTCTCTGCGTTTCTCTTATCGGCTTCTACCTATCTTAGGCTTCTTAGACCTCAGGTTAATATCGTATCTAAATCGGATCTGTTGCTGCCTGATGTAATAGAGTTCCTCCAATCAGGGTCGGAAGAGGGTGGATTATTGAGTGAAATGGTTGGAAGGGAGGATAGGAGTGATCCACTCTTATATAAGATGGCGGAGGTTCTCGATGAAACAGGGTTCACCGGCCGTTTAATTCCAGTATCGAGTATTACAGAATTCGGATTCGAAACTCTTTATTATGAGTTGCAGAAGATATTCGCGGGTGGAGAGGAAAAGGACTAGCTGTGGTAGATGTATAATAAACCCCATGCTCTCCATATATTCTAAGGTAGGTGTGGGATGGTGAATCAAAGGCCGGATTTAGAACCGTTTTTCAACCCGTCAAGCATTGCAATTGTTGGCGCCTCTCCCAAAAAAGGAAGCCTTGGAAGGGCTATTCTTGACAATCTGGTATCACGGTATAGAGGATTTATCTATCCAGTCAATCCTAAGTATATAGACGAATTGGGACTTAAGTGGTATTCCGGCATAAAGGAGATCCCTGAACCACCTGAGCTTGCCATAATCGCTGTTAAGGCCGATTTTGTTCCAGGAATATTAGAGGAGGCAGGTATGAAAGGGTCTAAGGCGGCTATAATAATAAGTGGAGGGTTTGCTGAGTCAGGCGAACGTGGAAGGCAGCTACAGGAAGAAGCGTCTAATATAGCACGAAAATATAATATTAGAGTTATAGGTCCTAACTGTATTGGAGTATATAATGCTTTAGTAGGTTTGGATACCTTCTTCCTCCCACAAGATAGGATGAGGAGGCCTCCGAGAGGCCCGATAGCTATTATAAGTCAAAGTGGAGCTTTTCTTGCGTCAATAATGGATTGGGCTGCTTTAGAGGGTATAGGTATAGCTAAAGCAGTAAACTTTGGGAATAAAATGGATGTCGATGAGGTGGATATGTTAGAGTACTTCGGCTGGGATGATGATATACGGGTTATACTTATGTATATCGAAGGTTTAAAGCCTGGCAGAGGCAAGGACTTTATTGAAATAGCTAAGAGAGTAACTTCCCGAAAGCCTGTAATACTCTTAAAGGGTGGGAAGACCTCTCGTGGTGCTAG
This window of the Candidatus Tiamatella incendiivivens genome carries:
- a CDS encoding succinate dehydrogenase/fumarate reductase iron-sulfur subunit, with the protein product MSLIEGGIPTPPEKVLFKIKRFDPEKKEFYWKEYEIATYKGMTVLDALLKIKEEQDSSLAFRYSCRMGICGSCGMVINGMPSLACQVQVGAVATEGNPVVTVEPLYNYPPIRDLFTDFTSFFEKHKSVKPYLIRKDPQETETGDAEFAMTPEEYEDIYQFSLCISCGVCYAACPVSASDPSYLGPQALAYAWRYVRDVRDEGYEERLKIIDTEEGCHRCHFAATCSAVCPKVVDPAMAIQKLRSALFKKKLGAWKKKTSKKVGPYHYEGPSKAKKVPQLTEALLPNVDLEAKMKEPVNIDIELR
- a CDS encoding ATP/GTP-binding protein; this translates as MEGFIILIGTAGSGKTHLADSFGRWLENMGYSIARVNLDPAVDWLPYSPDIDVRDYVSAQNIMSEMKLGPNGALLASIDMLVGHINDLKRDLSQYRVDYYIVDTPGQMELFAYRTSGPVVLESLLGSSEAATIFLLDPIFVEKPSSLVSAFLLSASTYLRLLRPQVNIVSKSDLLLPDVIEFLQSGSEEGGLLSEMVGREDRSDPLLYKMAEVLDETGFTGRLIPVSSITEFGFETLYYELQKIFAGGEEKD
- a CDS encoding CoA-binding protein, with the protein product MNQRPDLEPFFNPSSIAIVGASPKKGSLGRAILDNLVSRYRGFIYPVNPKYIDELGLKWYSGIKEIPEPPELAIIAVKADFVPGILEEAGMKGSKAAIIISGGFAESGERGRQLQEEASNIARKYNIRVIGPNCIGVYNALVGLDTFFLPQDRMRRPPRGPIAIISQSGAFLASIMDWAALEGIGIAKAVNFGNKMDVDEVDMLEYFGWDDDIRVILMYIEGLKPGRGKDFIEIAKRVTSRKPVILLKGGKTSRGARAAASHTAALAGDYNVLKGALKQARILESDEVLDLFDMGKALANLRYPRGKRVVIVTNAGGPGVIMVDNLIRYGLEVPELSKELQEKLKSVFPPRVAVRNPVDLTGDASNEAYEKALTTIVESGEADIIVVIALMQPPVLKIELGDLIADIAWSHHNIPFVVVTMGSDIAKQLEERVEGRGIPVYNFPERAARAVYAIAHCSKCR